From Temnothorax longispinosus isolate EJ_2023e chromosome 3, Tlon_JGU_v1, whole genome shotgun sequence, one genomic window encodes:
- the LOC139809938 gene encoding acyl-CoA-binding protein homolog isoform X2: MSVDQQFEAAAEAVKALTKRPTDEELLELYALFKQGTVGDNNTSKPGMLDLKGKAKWEAWNKKKGISQEVAKQSYIDYANQLIAKYK, from the exons cAATTTGAGGCGGCTGCCGAGGCCGTAAAGGCGCTCACGAAGCGTCCTACTGACGAGGAGCTTTTGGAGCTTTACGCCTTGTTCAAACAAGGCACAGTTGGCGACAATAACACAT CTAAACCCGGCATGCTGGATTTGAAAGGGAAAGCCAAGTGGGAAGCCTGGAACAAGAAGAAGGGCATCTCGCAAGAAGTGGCAAAGCAATCCTACATTGATTATGCCAATCAACTGatcgcaaaatataaatag
- the LOC139809938 gene encoding acyl-CoA-binding protein homolog isoform X1, with protein sequence MSLDQQFEAAAEAVKALTKRPTDEELLELYALFKQGTVGDNNTSKPGMLDLKGKAKWEAWNKKKGISQEVAKQSYIDYANQLIAKYK encoded by the exons cAATTTGAGGCGGCTGCCGAGGCCGTAAAGGCGCTCACGAAGCGTCCTACTGACGAGGAGCTTTTGGAGCTTTACGCCTTGTTCAAACAAGGCACAGTTGGCGACAATAACACAT CTAAACCCGGCATGCTGGATTTGAAAGGGAAAGCCAAGTGGGAAGCCTGGAACAAGAAGAAGGGCATCTCGCAAGAAGTGGCAAAGCAATCCTACATTGATTATGCCAATCAACTGatcgcaaaatataaatag